Below is a genomic region from Longimicrobium sp..
TAGCGCGGGTTGAGCGGCGCGGAGGGGCGGCCGCTCGGGGCGGCGGACGCTTCGGCCGGGCGCGCGGCCGGGGCCGGCGTGGAGGGCGCGGGCGTCTGCTCCGCCACGAGCACGGCCGGCGGCGGCACGTTGCCGGGGCGCCCTCCGCCGTTGTACTGCACGCTGAGCTGAAAGCGGCGGCCGAACAGGTGCTCGCCGATCCCCGTGAGGAGTTCCGCGTACCTGCTCTGCACCCAGTCCACCGCGAACGGGTTGGGAGTGGAGACCACCAGCAGGTCCTGCGAGATGGCGACCGCCTGGGTGGGCTGCAGCCAGGTACGGAAGGCCTGCTCGGGGAGGGCCTGCTGCGCCCCGTCCAGGATCCGTGTCCAGACTTCTCCCGCGGAAAGCTCCATGACCTGTATACAGCGCGCGACGGGGGTGACGGAAGGACGGGCAACGTAGACGGGGGATGTGGAAAAGTCAAGAAAGCGGGGAATGGGGACTGGGGAATGGGGAATGGTTGAACCGCCCTGAACACCACGCCGAACCGCCGATCCGCACCGCGCCCGGCGGCCAGCGGAGTACGATTCCCCATTCCCCATTCCCCACTCCCCGCAGTTGACGTACCCCGCCCCCACCGCTATCTTCACGGTCTTTGCCGCACCCGAACTTGTCCACCGAAGCAGCACCCGAAGGGGTTTTCACAGATGAAGCCGACCTATCGTCCGCGCAACCGCAAGCGGACCAACAAGCACGGGTTCCGCGCCCGCATGGCCACCAAGGGCGGCCGCGCAGTTCTGAACGCCCGCCGCCGCAAGGGGCGCCACAAGCTGGTCGTCGAGATCGCCGGCAAGTACTAGCCGCGCGCCTGGCAAGCCCAGCCCCATCGGGTCCGCCGCGGCCGTGAGCGACGAGGGAGAAGAGCGGCAGGGGTTCGGGCTCCCCAGGGAGTCACGAATTGCGCGCTCCGCCGAGATCCGGCTGTTGTTCCAACGGGGGAAGAGGAGGAAGACGCGTCACCTGGATGCGTTCGTCTCCCCTTCCCCCGCGGCGTTTCCGCGTCTGGGGGTGGTGGTGCCCAAGCACAAGCACACCATCGTGGAGCGCAACCTGGTGCGCCGGCGCCTCCGCGAGATCGGGCGCACCGTCGTTCTTCCAGCGCTTCGCAACTCTGGAGCGGCTTTCGACGTACTGGTGCGTGCCCGGCCAGATGCGTACGGCGCTTCCTTTGCCCAGCTCCGGGACGAGCTCGCCACCCTGGTGGAGGAACTTTGCTCGCGCGCGCGATGATCGCGGCCATCCGCTTCTACCAGAAGGGGATCTCGCCGCTCAAGCCTCCCGTGTGCCGCTTCATGCCCACCTGCTCGCAGTACGGCGCCGAAGCCATCGAGCGCTACGGCGCGGCGCGCGGCGGCTGGCTGCTGGTGAAGCGCCTGGCACGCTGCCAACCGTTCAGCCGCGGTGGCTGGGACCCCGTTCCCTGACGCCCCGAACCCGACCGAGCCGTTTTGAACGATCTGAACGAGTCCCGTAAGAACGTGTTCCTGGCGGTCACGCTGGCCCTCGCGGTGCTGGCGCTGACCAACTACCTCTTTCCCCCGGTTCGCCGGGCGGAAGGGCCCGCCACGCGCCCCGCCGCCACCGCCCCCGCGGCGGTGACGGCTCCGGCCGCGCTGGCCGGCGGGGGCGCAGGGCAGCCCTTTGTGCCGCGCACCGTCACGGTGAAGTCGCCGCTGTACGAGTACAGCTTCTCCACCCGTGGCGGCGCGCTGACGGGGGCGCAGCTCCTGCGCTTCGCGTCGTACGTGGATGCGGGCAGGGTGCAACTCGTGCCGCGCGGCACCGACGACGTGCTGGCGTACCGCGTGGCCGCCGGGCGCGACACGCTGGACCTGCGCTCGCTCGAGTTCCGCCCCAGCGCGGAACGGATCGACCTGCGCGCCGGCGGGCCCGCCCAGAACCTCACCTTCACCGCGGCGGCGCCCAACGGCGCGCAGGTGCAGGTGCGCTACACGTTCCGCCCCAACGACTACCTGGTGAACGTGGCCGGGCAGATCACGGGCGTCCCGGGCGGGGCGCGGCTGATTACCGGTCTCGGGCCCGGCCTGGCGCTGCACGACGCGCGCGAGCACGCCACCGAGCGCGAGATGCAGGTGGCCGCCTGGATCGACGACGACGTCGAGCGCCTGCACCTGCAAAAGGTGCAGGGCGTGGACGCGCTCCCCGGGGCCGCGAAGTGGGTGGGCTTCAAGGACCGCTACTTCCTCCTGGGCACCATCGCCGGGGGGCAGAGCTCCTTCGAGCGCGTGCTGGTGCGCGACGTGGCGGACGAGCGCTACCCGGGCGCGGGCAAGGCGCGCGTGGCCCCGCGCGCGCAGGTCACAACCGTTCTGCCGCTGGCAGCGGGCGGGCGCTTCGCGTACGATGCCTACATGGGCCCGCTGGAGCACGACCGCATGGTGGCC
It encodes:
- the rnpA gene encoding ribonuclease P protein component produces the protein MSDEGEERQGFGLPRESRIARSAEIRLLFQRGKRRKTRHLDAFVSPSPAAFPRLGVVVPKHKHTIVERNLVRRRLREIGRTVVLPALRNSGAAFDVLVRARPDAYGASFAQLRDELATLVEELCSRAR
- the yidC gene encoding membrane protein insertase YidC; this translates as MNDLNESRKNVFLAVTLALAVLALTNYLFPPVRRAEGPATRPAATAPAAVTAPAALAGGGAGQPFVPRTVTVKSPLYEYSFSTRGGALTGAQLLRFASYVDAGRVQLVPRGTDDVLAYRVAAGRDTLDLRSLEFRPSAERIDLRAGGPAQNLTFTAAAPNGAQVQVRYTFRPNDYLVNVAGQITGVPGGARLITGLGPGLALHDAREHATEREMQVAAWIDDDVERLHLQKVQGVDALPGAAKWVGFKDRYFLLGTIAGGQSSFERVLVRDVADERYPGAGKARVAPRAQVTTVLPLAAGGRFAYDAYMGPLEHDRMVAIGHGLEEVNPYGYRWLRPVVRPISAVVIWALGKLHALGLSFGWVLILFGVLVRLVTWPLNAKAMRAQMKNMAVQPVMQARMKEIQTRYADDPREQQQEMMKMYKELGVNPLSMLSGCLPMLIPFPVLITLFFVFQSAIEFRGTSWGWLPDLSLRDPFYLLPLFLVASMFALQFVSTRMSGMEQNAQAKMMMYTMPLMMGGFFLFMPSGLNLYYASTNLASLPQQLLIARERRRASEAQKAEEAARAKAAVKPAARARRR
- the yidD gene encoding membrane protein insertion efficiency factor YidD, whose translation is MLARAMIAAIRFYQKGISPLKPPVCRFMPTCSQYGAEAIERYGAARGGWLLVKRLARCQPFSRGGWDPVP
- the rpmH gene encoding 50S ribosomal protein L34, translated to MKPTYRPRNRKRTNKHGFRARMATKGGRAVLNARRRKGRHKLVVEIAGKY